Proteins encoded within one genomic window of Candidatus Methylomirabilota bacterium:
- a CDS encoding sugar ABC transporter permease, translated as MRPPPKRLGRQEVWAAAGFLAVPLAYFALFHLLPVAINLWVSLHAGLPLIAPGQPFVGLGNFRRLVDDSVFLASLRTSGLFAAGATGGSVVLGLSLALALNRNLRLRSLLRAIIVFPYMTSMAIITLIFLVIFNPEIGVLNFLLYRLGLPAVPWLTSPTMALVSLIIVSVWWETGFNMVIFLAGLTAIPDEYFEAARIDGAGALAQFRHVLLPLLAPTTFFVVVFSLIHSFQAFTQPFVLTQGGPAYATNLVVYHIYQVAFTHLDLGYASAMALVVFAIVLGATGALFRVWRGAGES; from the coding sequence GTGAGGCCCCCTCCGAAGAGACTCGGGCGCCAGGAGGTCTGGGCGGCGGCGGGCTTCCTGGCGGTCCCGCTCGCCTACTTCGCGCTCTTCCACCTGCTCCCGGTCGCCATCAACCTGTGGGTGAGCCTCCATGCCGGACTCCCGCTCATCGCGCCCGGGCAGCCATTCGTGGGGCTCGGGAACTTCCGCCGGCTCGTCGATGATTCGGTCTTCCTGGCCTCCCTGCGGACCAGCGGCCTCTTCGCCGCCGGCGCCACCGGCGGCAGCGTGGTGCTGGGCCTCTCGCTGGCCCTGGCGCTGAACCGCAACCTCCGGTTGCGGAGCCTCCTCCGCGCCATCATCGTCTTCCCGTACATGACGTCCATGGCCATCATCACGCTGATCTTTCTGGTGATCTTCAACCCGGAGATCGGCGTGCTGAACTTCCTCCTGTACCGCCTCGGGCTGCCGGCGGTGCCGTGGCTCACCAGCCCGACCATGGCGCTGGTCAGCCTGATCATCGTCAGCGTCTGGTGGGAGACCGGCTTCAACATGGTGATCTTCCTGGCCGGGTTGACCGCCATCCCCGACGAGTACTTCGAGGCGGCCCGGATCGACGGGGCCGGCGCGCTCGCCCAGTTCCGCCACGTCCTCCTTCCTCTCCTGGCCCCCACCACCTTCTTCGTCGTCGTCTTCTCGCTGATCCACTCCTTCCAAGCCTTCACCCAGCCGTTCGTGCTCACCCAGGGCGGCCCCGCCTACGCCACCAACCTCGTCGTCTATCACATCTACCAGGTCGCCTTCACGCACCTGGACCTGGGGTACGCCTCCGCGATGGCGCTGGTCGTGTTCGCGATCGTCCTCGGCGCCACCGGCGCGCTGTTCCGCGTCTGGCGGGGGGCGGGGGAGTCCTGA
- a CDS encoding Rieske 2Fe-2S domain-containing protein: MAEFTKVADVTELASGEGKIIEAQGKAIALFNCDGTFYAIDNTCLHRGGPLGEGELEGTIVTCPWHGWRYDVTTGANVMNASIKVASYPVKVEGNSVLVEL, translated from the coding sequence ATGGCTGAATTCACCAAGGTTGCAGACGTCACCGAGCTGGCCTCGGGCGAGGGGAAGATCATCGAGGCCCAGGGGAAGGCGATCGCCCTCTTCAACTGCGACGGCACGTTCTACGCGATCGACAATACCTGCCTCCACCGGGGCGGGCCCCTCGGCGAAGGCGAGCTCGAGGGCACGATCGTGACCTGTCCCTGGCACGGCTGGCGCTACGACGTCACGACCGGTGCCAACGTCATGAACGCGTCCATCAAGGTAGCCAGCTATCCGGTGAAGGTGGAGGGCAACAGCGTCCTCGTCGAGCTGTAG
- a CDS encoding hydantoinase/oxoprolinase family protein, with translation MTAAESRQRTPPGALVGVDVGGTFTDVAYVDREGWRFGKVLTTPEDPTAGILDALAGVTAGGGVAALAAIMHGTTLVANAIIERKGGRVGLVTTAGFRDILTIGREPRYDIFDLFLDKPTPLVPRELCLEVGERLGYDGAVLRPLDPGEVRGVARQLAAAGVDAVAVCLLHAFRNPAHEEAVAAILAEELPGCDVSLSSRICPELGEYVRTSTTVANAYVRPRVRRYLGQLTRELEGRGFRGGLYLMQSNGAIVTPEVALEAPIQLIESGPAAGAIAAARQGVAGGFPNLVAFDMGGTTAKISLVDGGAPARSAEFEAARLHRFKRGSGLPLKVPVIEMIEVGAGGGSLATVDAISLLRVGPESAGAAPGPACYDRGGERPTVTDADLVLGYLNPENFLGGAMRLVPALAETALRAHIADRLKTDVVAAARGVFELVNSHMATAMRIHAVERNRNVRGYTLFAFGGAGPVHAYHVARSLGIRDVVVPPGAGVASAIGLLAAPLAVEIPRSHVVRLDRLTAAPVATIFRALEEAATRALLRMGAVPEAIRLERSVEMRYVGQGYQVTVPVTAAGGDTGLDAESLRAAFEGTYRAAYGLVLEGRRIEALTWRVAGRAPRPGGSPEALGLAARLGRDGRRPSRAVFFPEAGDFVPCAIYDRYALEPGFEARGPAVIEEREATTVVGPGGSVAVDGRLNLRITVEKGRVP, from the coding sequence GTGACGGCCGCCGAGTCGCGACAGCGGACGCCGCCGGGCGCGCTGGTCGGGGTCGACGTGGGGGGCACGTTCACCGATGTGGCGTACGTGGACCGCGAGGGCTGGCGATTCGGCAAGGTCCTCACCACGCCCGAGGACCCGACCGCCGGCATCCTCGACGCCCTGGCCGGGGTGACGGCCGGGGGCGGCGTCGCCGCCCTGGCCGCCATCATGCACGGGACCACGCTCGTCGCCAACGCCATCATCGAGCGCAAGGGCGGGCGGGTCGGCCTCGTGACGACCGCCGGCTTCCGCGACATCCTGACCATCGGCCGGGAGCCGCGCTACGACATCTTCGACCTGTTCCTCGACAAGCCGACGCCGCTGGTGCCCCGCGAGCTGTGCCTGGAGGTCGGCGAGCGCCTCGGGTACGACGGCGCCGTCCTGCGGCCGCTCGATCCCGGCGAGGTCCGCGGGGTGGCGCGGCAGCTCGCCGCGGCCGGCGTGGACGCCGTCGCCGTCTGTCTGCTGCACGCCTTCCGCAACCCGGCGCACGAAGAGGCGGTCGCCGCCATCCTGGCCGAGGAGCTGCCCGGCTGCGACGTGTCGCTGTCGTCCCGGATCTGCCCGGAGCTCGGCGAGTACGTCCGGACGTCGACGACGGTGGCCAACGCGTACGTCCGCCCGCGGGTCCGCCGGTACCTCGGCCAGCTCACCCGAGAGCTCGAGGGCCGCGGGTTCCGCGGCGGCCTCTACCTGATGCAATCCAACGGGGCGATCGTGACCCCGGAGGTCGCCCTCGAGGCCCCGATCCAGCTGATCGAGTCGGGACCCGCGGCCGGCGCCATCGCGGCCGCCCGGCAGGGCGTGGCCGGCGGATTTCCAAATCTGGTCGCGTTCGACATGGGCGGCACCACCGCCAAGATCAGCCTGGTGGACGGTGGCGCTCCCGCGCGGTCCGCCGAGTTCGAGGCGGCCCGGCTGCATCGCTTCAAGCGGGGGAGCGGTCTGCCGCTGAAGGTGCCGGTCATCGAGATGATCGAGGTCGGCGCCGGCGGCGGGAGCCTGGCCACCGTCGACGCCATCTCACTCTTGCGGGTGGGCCCGGAAAGCGCGGGGGCGGCGCCGGGGCCGGCCTGCTACGACCGGGGTGGAGAGCGGCCCACGGTGACCGATGCCGACCTGGTCCTCGGCTACCTCAATCCGGAGAACTTCCTCGGGGGCGCCATGCGTCTCGTGCCCGCCCTCGCCGAGACCGCCCTCCGCGCCCACATCGCGGACCGACTCAAGACCGATGTGGTGGCGGCCGCCCGCGGGGTCTTCGAGCTGGTCAATAGCCACATGGCGACGGCCATGCGCATTCACGCCGTCGAGCGCAACCGCAACGTCCGCGGCTACACGCTCTTCGCCTTCGGCGGGGCGGGCCCCGTGCACGCGTACCACGTGGCGCGGAGCCTCGGCATCCGCGACGTGGTGGTTCCGCCCGGCGCGGGCGTCGCCTCGGCGATCGGCCTGCTGGCTGCTCCGCTGGCGGTGGAGATCCCCCGGAGCCACGTGGTGCGCCTGGACCGGCTCACCGCGGCGCCGGTGGCGACGATCTTCCGGGCGCTGGAGGAGGCCGCGACGCGGGCCCTCCTCCGGATGGGCGCGGTCCCGGAGGCGATCCGGCTCGAGCGGAGCGTCGAGATGCGGTACGTGGGTCAGGGGTACCAGGTCACCGTGCCGGTGACTGCCGCCGGCGGCGACACGGGTCTCGATGCCGAGAGCCTGCGCGCGGCCTTCGAGGGGACGTACCGCGCGGCCTACGGCCTCGTCCTGGAAGGCCGACGGATCGAGGCCCTGACCTGGCGGGTGGCGGGCCGCGCGCCGCGGCCCGGCGGATCGCCGGAGGCGCTCGGCCTGGCGGCCCGGCTCGGGCGAGATGGGCGGCGGCCGTCCCGCGCGGTGTTCTTTCCGGAGGCCGGCGACTTCGTGCCCTGCGCGATCTACGACCGATATGCGCTGGAGCCTGGCTTCGAGGCTCGGGGGCCCGCGGTCATCGAGGAGCGCGAGGCGACGACCGTGGTCGGACCCGGGGGCTCGGTCGCAGTCGATGGACGGCTCAACCTGAGGATCACCGTGGAGAAGGGGAGGGTTCCATGA
- a CDS encoding PAS domain S-box protein: MPSKTRALLTAELETLRRRVRALERRIAAYKRAEDALGRRESRYRALFEHAVDVILVCTLDGTVSDLNRAAESISGWSREELIGQSVAKILTPASVALAEERIRRSLAGERLPKLFELEAIRRDGTIVPLEGWARFIHDKQGRPIEHQGVFRDISVRKQAETALRESEERYRNLFENANDPIATLSLDGTTLTVNRALETALGYSREELVGRHYARFVTPETHAEWEERTRRAAAGEKLPSIAEIEVVRRDGAVIPIEARISIIRDRAGTPVGVQVIFRDITERKLMEAGLRRSEELHRALFREAEEARAVLDRLYRLAIAMQGSREPADRLRAFIEGAHGIVGFDRVYVLLASQDGAALEMVASYGEEGTAPPPRLPLSPAAGPFYDALQTLRPVTVLTDEALRAITPIDAAYRSHPFLRSSRFVIVPLVVGDRAVGAVCADNKHTRHAISPASVESFILLCQQFATALEESRLYAQIADNSRQLEIANRHKSEFLAHMSHELRSPLNAIIGFSEVLLERMFGELNDKQAEYVADVLSSGHHLLSLINDILDLTKVEAGRMELEPTRFDLCGLLRDSLVLVRDRAARHGITLDLAADERLGELVADERKLKQILLNLLSNAVKFTPEGGRVTLGARTLDGAVEFAVSDTGIGIAPEDQEAVFEEFRQVGADAARRSEGTGLGLTLVKKLVELHGGQIWLTSRLGKGSTFTFTLPAPRESP, encoded by the coding sequence ATGCCCTCGAAGACGAGAGCGCTCCTCACGGCCGAGCTCGAGACCTTGCGCCGACGGGTACGGGCGCTCGAGCGCCGGATCGCCGCCTACAAGCGGGCGGAGGATGCGCTCGGTCGGCGCGAGAGCCGCTACCGGGCCCTCTTCGAGCACGCGGTCGACGTGATCCTCGTCTGCACGCTCGACGGCACCGTCTCCGACCTGAACCGCGCCGCTGAATCGATCTCCGGCTGGTCCCGGGAGGAACTGATCGGCCAGAGCGTCGCCAAGATCCTCACCCCGGCCTCCGTGGCCCTGGCCGAGGAGCGTATCCGTCGGAGCCTCGCCGGCGAGCGGCTTCCCAAGCTCTTCGAGCTCGAGGCGATCCGCAGAGACGGCACGATCGTGCCGCTCGAGGGGTGGGCTCGCTTCATCCACGACAAGCAGGGGCGCCCCATCGAACACCAGGGAGTCTTTCGCGACATCAGCGTGCGCAAGCAGGCAGAGACGGCCCTCCGGGAGAGCGAGGAGCGCTACCGGAACCTTTTCGAAAACGCGAACGATCCCATCGCGACGCTGTCCCTCGACGGCACGACCCTGACCGTCAACCGGGCGCTCGAGACCGCGCTCGGATACTCGCGCGAGGAGCTGGTCGGCCGGCACTACGCGCGCTTCGTGACGCCGGAGACCCACGCCGAGTGGGAGGAGCGCACCCGCCGGGCGGCGGCCGGGGAAAAGCTGCCGTCGATCGCGGAAATCGAGGTGGTCCGCCGGGATGGCGCGGTGATCCCGATCGAGGCTCGCATCAGCATCATTCGCGACCGAGCGGGGACGCCGGTTGGCGTCCAGGTCATCTTCCGGGACATCACCGAGCGCAAGCTGATGGAGGCGGGGCTGCGCCGGAGCGAAGAGCTGCACCGGGCGCTCTTTCGGGAGGCGGAAGAGGCGCGGGCGGTGCTCGATCGTCTCTATCGCCTGGCCATCGCCATGCAGGGCTCGCGCGAGCCCGCCGACCGGCTCCGGGCATTCATCGAAGGCGCCCACGGGATCGTCGGCTTCGACCGCGTCTACGTCCTCCTGGCGTCGCAGGATGGCGCCGCGCTCGAGATGGTCGCGTCATACGGCGAGGAAGGCACGGCGCCGCCACCGCGCCTGCCCCTGTCGCCGGCGGCCGGCCCCTTCTACGACGCGCTCCAGACACTCCGGCCGGTCACCGTCCTCACCGACGAGGCATTGCGGGCGATCACCCCGATCGACGCGGCGTACCGGAGCCACCCGTTCCTCCGCAGCAGCCGATTCGTCATCGTGCCGCTGGTGGTGGGCGACCGCGCCGTCGGAGCGGTGTGCGCCGACAACAAGCACACCCGGCACGCGATCTCCCCGGCCAGCGTCGAATCGTTCATCCTCCTGTGCCAGCAGTTCGCCACGGCGCTGGAAGAGTCACGCCTCTACGCGCAGATCGCGGACAACAGCCGTCAGCTCGAGATCGCCAACCGGCACAAGTCCGAGTTCCTCGCCCACATGTCGCACGAGCTTCGCAGCCCGTTGAACGCCATCATCGGCTTCTCCGAGGTCCTCCTGGAGCGCATGTTCGGCGAGCTGAACGACAAGCAAGCCGAGTATGTCGCCGACGTGCTCTCGTCGGGCCACCACCTCCTCTCTCTCATCAACGACATCCTCGATCTGACGAAGGTCGAGGCCGGCCGCATGGAACTCGAGCCGACCCGGTTCGATCTTTGCGGGCTGCTCCGCGACAGTCTCGTCCTGGTGCGTGACCGGGCGGCCCGCCATGGCATCACCCTGGACCTCGCGGCCGACGAGCGACTCGGAGAGCTGGTCGCCGACGAACGGAAGCTCAAGCAGATCCTCCTGAACCTTCTCTCGAACGCGGTGAAGTTCACGCCCGAGGGAGGGCGGGTCACGCTGGGGGCGCGAACGCTGGACGGTGCGGTCGAGTTCGCGGTGAGCGATACCGGCATCGGCATCGCCCCCGAGGATCAGGAGGCGGTCTTCGAAGAGTTCCGGCAGGTGGGCGCCGATGCGGCTCGCCGGAGCGAGGGAACGGGGCTCGGCCTGACGCTCGTCAAAAAGCTCGTCGAGCTGCACGGGGGCCAGATCTGGCTGACCAGCCGGCTCGGGAAGGGCTCTACCTTCACCTTCACGCTGCCCGCGCCCCGCGAGAGCCCCTGA
- a CDS encoding extracellular solute-binding protein, whose amino-acid sequence MKDAHASALRRRDLLTRAAQLGVGLAVTGGLPSGIERARAQSGSLRFYMIPQHRFETYQKLFADFGKEKNVRLQPEVLELDDMRAKLLATAAAGGAPDMSWENNWSQEFAMRGLVHPLTAFLERDGRELGYPDDWLPRAVERHTYKGTVYGLQNFYTNMCLFYNKKLLAQAGIKEPPRTWDEFLEAALKTTKRQGDRTEVWGFASVYRFFNGFLNWYYQAGAEWYNPRTNRVVTDSAESLAAFQFFHDLIWKHRVAAPLVVEPGIAQPRKLFTSERAAMILSGPWDLKPVQQEGPQLEWGVALPLSGKRRATIQAGTGLFILKNSPNKELGWELIKRLLRTETMVAVTRETNFVFPRKSWAASPDVQGSPVIKVFAEAAPSAVDWNAGIRLSGKPELYTTMMQALVDEVAFDKKPVKEAVQEYTEKANKLLGG is encoded by the coding sequence ATGAAGGACGCACACGCTTCCGCTCTGAGGCGCCGCGACCTCTTGACCCGGGCGGCCCAGCTCGGCGTCGGCCTGGCGGTGACGGGCGGGCTTCCGTCAGGGATCGAGCGGGCGCGGGCCCAGTCGGGATCCCTCCGCTTCTACATGATCCCCCAGCACCGGTTCGAGACCTATCAGAAGCTCTTCGCCGACTTCGGGAAAGAGAAGAACGTCCGCCTTCAGCCCGAGGTCCTCGAGCTCGACGACATGCGCGCCAAGCTCCTGGCCACGGCCGCCGCCGGCGGCGCCCCCGACATGAGCTGGGAGAACAACTGGTCCCAGGAGTTCGCGATGCGGGGGCTGGTGCACCCCCTCACGGCGTTCCTCGAGCGTGACGGCCGGGAGCTGGGCTATCCGGACGACTGGCTCCCCCGGGCAGTCGAGCGGCACACCTACAAGGGCACGGTGTACGGGCTCCAGAACTTCTACACGAACATGTGCCTCTTCTACAACAAGAAGCTCCTGGCCCAGGCGGGGATCAAGGAGCCGCCCAGGACCTGGGACGAGTTCCTGGAGGCGGCCCTCAAGACGACGAAGCGCCAGGGCGACCGGACCGAGGTGTGGGGCTTCGCCTCGGTGTACCGGTTCTTCAACGGGTTCCTGAACTGGTACTACCAGGCCGGCGCCGAGTGGTACAACCCCCGGACGAACCGGGTCGTCACCGATTCAGCCGAGTCGCTGGCGGCCTTCCAGTTCTTCCACGATCTCATCTGGAAGCACAGGGTCGCCGCTCCGCTGGTGGTCGAGCCGGGGATCGCTCAGCCCCGCAAGCTCTTCACCTCCGAGCGGGCGGCGATGATTCTCTCGGGCCCCTGGGATCTCAAGCCGGTCCAGCAGGAGGGTCCCCAGCTCGAGTGGGGCGTCGCGCTGCCGCTTTCCGGCAAGCGGCGGGCGACCATCCAGGCCGGAACCGGGCTCTTCATCCTGAAGAACTCGCCCAACAAGGAGCTCGGGTGGGAGCTGATCAAGCGCCTGCTCCGCACCGAGACCATGGTGGCCGTCACCCGCGAGACCAACTTCGTCTTCCCGCGCAAGTCCTGGGCCGCCTCGCCCGACGTCCAGGGGAGTCCGGTCATCAAGGTGTTCGCCGAGGCGGCCCCGTCGGCCGTGGACTGGAACGCCGGCATCCGGCTCAGCGGCAAGCCCGAGCTCTACACCACGATGATGCAGGCCCTGGTGGACGAGGTCGCCTTCGACAAGAAGCCGGTGAAGGAGGCCGTGCAGGAGTACACGGAGAAGGCCAACAAGCTCCTCGGCGGTTAG
- a CDS encoding hydantoinase B/oxoprolinase family protein — protein MARDAMELAILWGRLVAIADEAAVTMVRTAFSTTLREANDYVCMLLDAGGLAIAENSTAAPSFVGTLPLTLRHVLTKYPAPTWRPGDVVITNDPWLASGHLPDLTALSPIFHRDRLVAFAACMAHHADVGGLLWSADTAEIYEEGLRIPICRLYREGIPNEALLELLQANVRVPGQVMGDLSAQLSAMETLSRGLVELVEDAQLEDLGAVAAGMQSRAEEAMREAIAAIPDGRYPSSVEMDGFDEPLTIRLAIEVAGSDMRLDYAGTSPQVSRAINVPLNNTFSHSAYALKGVLDPQTPRNDGSYRPIGVTAPEGCLLNARFPAAVNARHLTFLFLSAAIFQALAVVIPRRIIAECGSPQMQLAYYGLDREGEPFIYLPFDAPGMGARPTKDGLAATPYAHNTGGASIEVVENTTPLLVWRKALVPDSGGPGRFRGGCGQELLVESLAPGPVMVSAIGDRVHHPARGVLGGLPGRPAALLRDGTTAMNTKGRSLLAPGERILVRTAGGGGYGSPAEREAWRLAADLRSGLVTHDAARRDYGREPGATG, from the coding sequence ATGGCCCGAGACGCCATGGAGCTCGCCATTCTCTGGGGCCGCCTCGTCGCGATCGCCGACGAGGCGGCCGTCACCATGGTGCGCACGGCCTTCTCCACGACCCTCCGCGAGGCCAACGACTACGTGTGCATGCTGCTCGATGCCGGCGGCCTGGCCATCGCGGAGAACTCGACGGCGGCGCCCTCGTTCGTCGGCACCTTGCCGCTGACGCTGCGGCACGTCCTGACCAAGTACCCGGCTCCCACCTGGCGGCCGGGCGACGTCGTGATCACCAACGATCCCTGGCTGGCCTCCGGTCACCTCCCGGACCTGACCGCGCTGTCCCCGATCTTCCACCGCGACCGCCTCGTGGCATTCGCCGCCTGCATGGCCCACCATGCGGACGTGGGAGGGCTCCTGTGGTCGGCCGACACGGCCGAGATCTACGAGGAGGGCCTGCGGATCCCGATCTGCCGGCTGTACCGGGAGGGGATCCCGAACGAGGCGCTGCTCGAGCTGCTCCAGGCCAACGTGCGGGTCCCGGGGCAGGTGATGGGGGACCTCTCGGCCCAGCTCTCGGCGATGGAGACCCTCTCTCGAGGTCTCGTCGAGCTCGTGGAGGACGCCCAGCTCGAGGACCTCGGCGCGGTGGCGGCCGGCATGCAGAGCCGGGCCGAAGAGGCCATGCGCGAGGCGATCGCCGCCATCCCCGATGGACGGTATCCGTCCTCGGTCGAGATGGACGGGTTCGACGAGCCGCTGACGATCCGTCTGGCGATCGAGGTGGCCGGCTCCGACATGCGCCTGGACTACGCCGGCACCTCCCCCCAGGTGAGTCGGGCGATCAACGTGCCGCTGAACAACACCTTCTCCCACAGCGCCTACGCGCTGAAGGGCGTCCTCGATCCCCAGACGCCGCGCAACGACGGCAGCTACCGCCCCATCGGCGTGACGGCTCCCGAGGGCTGCCTCCTGAACGCCCGGTTTCCCGCCGCCGTCAACGCCCGTCACCTGACCTTCCTGTTCCTGAGCGCGGCCATCTTCCAGGCGCTGGCGGTGGTCATCCCGCGGCGGATCATCGCCGAGTGCGGGTCGCCGCAGATGCAGCTCGCCTACTACGGGCTCGATCGCGAGGGCGAGCCGTTCATCTATCTGCCCTTCGACGCGCCCGGGATGGGGGCCCGCCCCACCAAGGATGGCCTGGCGGCGACCCCCTACGCCCACAACACGGGCGGCGCGTCGATCGAGGTCGTCGAGAACACGACCCCGCTCCTGGTCTGGCGAAAGGCGCTGGTTCCCGATTCGGGAGGACCGGGACGCTTCCGGGGCGGATGTGGGCAGGAGCTGCTGGTGGAGAGTCTCGCCCCCGGTCCGGTGATGGTGTCGGCGATCGGCGATCGCGTTCATCATCCGGCGCGCGGCGTCCTCGGGGGCCTGCCGGGCCGGCCCGCAGCGCTCTTGCGAGACGGCACCACGGCGATGAACACCAAGGGGCGGTCGCTGCTCGCCCCCGGGGAGCGCATCCTGGTCCGCACCGCGGGGGGCGGCGGCTACGGCTCGCCGGCGGAGCGTGAGGCCTGGCGATTGGCGGCCGACCTCCGCAGCGGCCTGGTGACGCATGATGCCGCGCGCCGGGACTACGGCCGGGAGCCGGGAGCGACGGGGTGA
- a CDS encoding NADPH:quinone oxidoreductase family protein gives MKAVRFHRFGGPDVLSYEEVREPDVGPGDVLIRVAAAGVNFSDVMRRAGVYNPDLPLPHAEGVEAAGTVERVGDAVTGAKPGDRVLTMLGQRCQAEYVVAPEALVHPIPPTLSFEAAGALPLASLTAYHLLKTGAGLRPGESVLIHAAASGVGTFAVQLAKLWGARVFATASTDEKLAAVRALGADETINYARENFVAEVLARTDKRGVDVVLECVGGEVLAQSVKALTPGGRLLIYGRASGVAGAVAGDEILTRNLSVLGLHLGRRPWRPDMHREAFGEIIQLAVAGRLTPVVDRLFPMAEVAEAHAYMAARRTTGKLLLIP, from the coding sequence ATGAAGGCCGTCCGCTTCCACCGCTTCGGCGGTCCGGACGTGCTCAGCTACGAGGAGGTCCGTGAGCCCGACGTCGGGCCGGGCGACGTGCTGATCCGCGTCGCGGCAGCCGGCGTCAACTTCTCGGACGTCATGCGCCGCGCCGGCGTCTACAACCCCGATCTCCCGCTTCCGCACGCCGAAGGCGTCGAGGCGGCGGGGACGGTGGAGCGCGTGGGGGATGCCGTGACGGGGGCGAAGCCGGGCGACCGCGTGCTCACGATGCTCGGCCAGCGCTGCCAGGCCGAGTACGTCGTCGCTCCCGAAGCGCTGGTCCATCCGATCCCGCCGACCCTCTCCTTCGAGGCGGCCGGGGCCCTTCCGCTCGCCTCGCTCACCGCGTACCACCTCCTCAAGACGGGCGCCGGCCTGCGCCCGGGCGAGTCCGTCTTGATCCACGCCGCCGCCAGCGGCGTGGGGACTTTCGCCGTCCAGCTCGCCAAGCTGTGGGGCGCCCGGGTCTTCGCGACGGCGTCCACCGACGAGAAGCTGGCGGCGGTCCGCGCGCTGGGGGCGGACGAGACGATCAACTACGCCCGGGAAAACTTCGTGGCGGAGGTCCTCGCCCGGACCGACAAGCGCGGCGTCGACGTCGTGCTGGAGTGCGTCGGCGGCGAGGTCCTGGCCCAGAGCGTGAAGGCGCTTACTCCCGGGGGCCGGCTGCTGATCTACGGCCGCGCCTCGGGGGTGGCGGGCGCCGTCGCCGGCGACGAGATCCTGACCCGGAACCTCTCGGTGCTCGGACTCCACCTCGGGCGGCGGCCCTGGCGCCCGGACATGCACCGCGAGGCCTTCGGCGAGATCATCCAGCTCGCCGTCGCCGGCCGCCTCACGCCGGTCGTCGACCGCCTGTTCCCCATGGCCGAGGTGGCCGAGGCGCACGCCTACATGGCGGCGCGGCGAACGACCGGGAAGCTCCTCCTGATTCCCTGA
- a CDS encoding carbohydrate ABC transporter permease, with amino-acid sequence MRDRLPSPGAVAAAVLLGAALVVTLFPFVYMVSLSLSSDVEVQRFPPPLIPAQARWSNFARVWQAVPLPRYLLNSLVVATAIACSTTLLGSMAGYAFAKLRFPFRDSLFWVVVGVSMMIPFFVRMIPLYIMESKLGWLNTYHGYIVPWLMNGYSVFLSRQAIKPIPGDFIDAARIDGASETLIYRRVILPLARPALVTVFLFTFVFQWNEVFWPLIVTDSIDMRTLPLGLLLFRKEYDFEWNLIAAGAFILFLPILALFLCSQRFFLKGMMHSGLKG; translated from the coding sequence GTGCGGGATCGGCTGCCGTCCCCCGGCGCGGTGGCCGCCGCCGTGCTGCTGGGCGCGGCCCTGGTCGTCACCCTGTTTCCGTTCGTCTACATGGTCTCGCTGTCGCTGTCCAGCGACGTCGAGGTCCAGCGGTTTCCCCCGCCCCTGATCCCGGCTCAGGCGCGGTGGTCGAATTTCGCCCGCGTGTGGCAGGCGGTGCCGCTTCCGCGGTACCTGCTGAACAGCCTCGTCGTCGCCACGGCCATCGCCTGCTCCACCACGCTGCTCGGCTCCATGGCCGGATACGCCTTCGCCAAGCTCCGGTTCCCCTTCCGCGACTCCCTCTTCTGGGTCGTGGTCGGCGTGTCGATGATGATTCCCTTCTTCGTCCGGATGATTCCCCTCTACATCATGGAATCCAAGCTGGGCTGGCTCAACACCTACCACGGGTACATCGTGCCGTGGCTCATGAACGGGTACAGCGTGTTTCTGAGCCGGCAGGCCATCAAGCCCATCCCGGGAGACTTCATCGACGCCGCCCGGATCGACGGGGCCTCGGAGACCCTGATCTACCGCCGGGTGATCCTGCCCCTGGCCAGGCCGGCGCTGGTCACGGTGTTCCTCTTCACGTTCGTGTTTCAGTGGAACGAGGTCTTCTGGCCGCTGATCGTGACCGACAGCATCGACATGCGCACGCTCCCGCTCGGCCTCCTGCTCTTCCGGAAGGAATACGATTTCGAGTGGAACCTGATCGCCGCCGGCGCCTTCATCCTCTTCCTGCCGATCCTGGCCCTGTTCCTCTGCTCGCAGCGGTTCTTCCTCAAGGGGATGATGCACTCCGGGCTGAAGGGGTAG
- a CDS encoding DUF3105 domain-containing protein, giving the protein FVHNLEHGGIVILYKCATPCPDVVRQLQETFQTLPPSKYGHVKVVVSPNGRIKTRFALLAWTRLDEFDRFDRDRIVGFVRAWQDKGPEDVP; this is encoded by the coding sequence CTTCGTCCACAACCTCGAGCACGGCGGCATCGTGATCCTCTACAAGTGCGCGACCCCGTGTCCGGACGTGGTCCGCCAGCTCCAGGAGACCTTCCAGACCCTTCCGCCGAGCAAGTACGGGCACGTCAAGGTGGTCGTCAGTCCGAACGGGCGGATCAAGACCCGCTTCGCGCTGCTGGCCTGGACGCGGCTCGACGAGTTCGATCGCTTCGACCGCGACCGCATCGTCGGCTTCGTCCGCGCCTGGCAGGACAAGGGCCCTGAAGACGTCCCCTAG